From Cyclopterus lumpus isolate fCycLum1 chromosome 4, fCycLum1.pri, whole genome shotgun sequence, a single genomic window includes:
- the aspm gene encoding abnormal spindle-like microcephaly-associated protein — protein MKLYLLDLIAYMAGLRNQTSPILPKKKRWHLADRELNKKTHSESQLICSKLAKNVDLLHAPVFQVRERAAAERRRRFTSADFHHLSAIKVQRALRAHWALESAKRQIHSVIAIQRWVRSRQQRRRYLEDRRKVLIAQRAVKCWLGRRHRAASIIQQAVRRLLLLKRQERVQQGIVKAQALWRGHRSRRLNDDAKLVKLRHRLRKVSAGVREEDKLCNKTSSALDYLLRYKHFSYILEALRNLETATRLSPVCCERLVESGATNVIFTLIRCCNRSVPCIDVITYSIQILLNLSKVPTHTCSVYLFSAREPHLTFLITLHNERSKVNKVQWRDVNSSITIEAVYSVESFVETLLDLLQRYREKAGDKVAEKGGGIFTKACFLFALLLQDEHRAGEVMKRPMVLERIRSIYRLTARKHKMDAERTVMKQKMNASMNGSFLVQATPRKSRPVPKFAPDWVLRKDKLKDIVDPLRAIEMVAHTLCIVL, from the exons ATGAAGTTATATTTACTTGATTTGATTGCATATATGGCTGGGTTGAGAAATCAAACTTCTCCCATTCTgcctaaaaagaaaagatggcaCCTTGCAGACAGAGAACTGAACAAGAAGACTCACTCTGAAAGTCAATTAATTTGTAGTAAACTGGCTAAAAACGTGGATCTCTTGCATGCCCCTGTGTTCCAGGTACGAGAGAGAGCCGCGGCAGAGAGGAGGCGCCGCTTTACCTCTGCGGACTTCCACCATCTCAGCGCCATAAAGGTGCAACGAGCTCTGAGGGCCCACTGGGCTTTGGAGTCGGCCAAAAGACAAATCCATTCCGTCATCGCCATACAG CGATGGGTAAGATCGAGGCAGCAGAGGCGGCGGTAtctggaggacaggaggaaggTGCTCATCGCCCAGAGAGCGGTGAAGTGCTGGTTAGGTCGCCGCCACAGGGCTGCATCCATCATCCAGCAGGCCGTCCGCAGGCTCCTCCTTCTAAAGCGCCAGGAGAGGGTTCAACAAGGCATTGTCAAAGCTCAG GCTTTGTGGAGAGGACATCGCTCCCGCCGACTGAATGACGATGCCAAGTTGGTGAAATTAAGACACCGATTACGCAAAGTCTCCGCCGGTGTCCGAGAGGAGGACAAACTGTGCAACAAGACGTCGTCTGCACTGGACTACCTCCTTCGATACAAACACTTCTCCTATATTCTCGAGGCCCTGAGAAACCTCG agaccGCCACCAGACTGTCCCCAGTGTGCTGTGAGCGGCTGGTTGAGAGCGGAGCCACCAACGTCATCTTCACACTCATCCGTTGCTGCAACAGGAGCGTCCCTTGCATAGACGTCATCACCTACTCCATCCAGATCCTCCTCAACCTCTCGAAGGTACCAACCCATACCTGCTCTGTTTACCTTTTCTCGGCACGAGAGCcccatttaacttttttaatcACACTACATAATGAAA GAAGCaaagttaataaggtgcaatggagagatgtaaattcatccataaccATCGAGGCAGTGTATTCGGTAGAAAGCTTTGTGGAGACGCTGCTGGACCTGCTGCAGAGATACAGGGAGAAGGCCGGcgataaagtagcagaaaaggGCGGCGGCATCTTCACCAAGGCCTGCTTCCTTTTCGCTCTCCTCCTTCAAGACGAGCACCGTGCTGGG GAGGTTATGAAGCGACCCATGGTATTGGAGCGAATACGCAGTATTTACCGTCTCACTGCTCGCAAACACAAGATGGACGCCGAAAGGACTGTTATGAAACAGAAGATGAACGCATCGATGAATGGAAGCTTCTTAGTCCAAGCAACACCTCGCAAATCCCGCCCTGTGCCAaa atttgCACCGGATTGGGTCCTCAGAAAAGACAAGCTCAAAGATATTGTAGACCCTCTCAGGGCCATTGAAATGGtggcacacacactctgcattgTGTTGTAA